GACAAATTGATtccctttgacagccaatttaggccCGAAAAGAGGCTTGGCTTCACCCCCCATACCGTGCGACGATTATGAGTCTTtcctcatctaaacgggaatataacaaGAGTCTATCAGTCTGCGTcatagtgacagcagacattgtacagtaagtgatgttttattatgtttgttggctctcaggaagtctgcagtgtgtaatattcagtgatgttgaaaaaaaaaagcacatgtagTGATGCTTTTTTGAAAGTGATGCGCTAATAagcaaaaatacataaataatccatctttttaaaaaagtacctgttactaaatgacatatatacctactgcatgtacataaaaccttaatggaagtgtttggatgctttttaagttatttttaggcAGAATAGTGCGACTCTAATAGCCTCTATTGTAAACAGATTGTGATTGCATttattactatttagaatgcataaaaaagaaaattatgtgttcttgataggcaaaataaattacaaaagtGCGGTTTCCTTTtaaatgaagtgaagtatatttatttagcgcgtttctctagtgactcagagcgctttacatagtgaaacccatgatctaagttacatttaaaccagtgtgggagcaggtgggtaaagtaccttgctcaaggacacaacggcagtgactaggatcgaacctgaaaccgtCCAGTTGCCTTAGATTGTATTAAATTCTATCAAAATCTCGTAAAAATCATAAATACATCCTAGAAATGTCTCAATAATTCCAtgaagaatatttttatttaggaACATTCTAATGTAACGTGTTTCTATCCacacttccgttaaaatgtaataatcacttagtcttctcttttgttcaaatgtaataatcactgtctttgttgtttgatactttagttgTGGCTGATAATACAAATGTTGGTATCGATCCAGTACCAAATAGTTTCAGAAGCAGTATCGGTCGTACCAATGCGGATTCTGGTATTTAAAGTCATCAGGATaattgaatgattacatttttgttggcaatcataatcagacaaaaacacaggatgctgGTGTTAGAATATCAATTGAATATTTAAATATGGCTCTGAATTAAATCATTAGGTCTATGCCCTTAAAGTCTTCCTTtttactgagtttgtaaacaataacaaactcaacaatatatatatatatatatatatatatatatatatatatatatatatatatgtgtatatatatatatatatatatatatatatatatatatatatatatatatatatatatataatacaaaatatcGATCAAACTTCTGTAATTACCTTATATTGATATTATGCTTGGTAATGTTATCGTGAATTTTTGTATGGATCAGTCCACATTTGTTTAAATTTAAGAGCTTTAGCAGGGTTTCTGTgcgtcattaaaaagcattaaaaatcatTGAACGGACTTTGcctaaattaaggccttaaatggtgttaaaaagcattaaatacgaattccagaggcattaaaatatTCACACAATCGTAGGCCAGGACcgatataaatgaaaataaacctaATAACTTAATTATTGTCCTCATCAATATATTGCAATATCCAAGTGTGTCCTTCTTGGTCTGTGGATTTTAAACTGGACTAAGAGGTCTCACTTTGTGCATCCCTCTCAGCACCTGAGTATGTTTATTCCACAGTAGACTTACATGAACAAAGTGggcctcttgtcagtcattcacaatctttgtttcgactacttgcaattctcctccacatgatttcctgtgtgcagtagtgttagcgacactcactttcatgttggagatggaaatagtcattttaatacaaCGCTGTAGTACAGACCTCCGTATAGCTGCCCAGGATATGCCTGTTTTATGATTCTTTAATTTTGGGCCTTTTAGAATCAGAATGTTTTCATCCCTTTGTGTCAATTAAGTGAAATTAGGTCTGACAaccttttgacaagttgacttcatctccattaggacttttcaaagtgtaaaataccatCCACCTTAAACAGAATGTTATACTTTGAAAGTAAACTggatcatttattttgtgttcatacatgacttcctgtcccacacGAGCAGATTTTAGCTCAATTTTACAGCTTTGTTGTGTCGACCACTAAATATAGAAGCCAGCTGgtggaaactgacacattgacttgaaaacAAAAAACGGAACAAGTCCGTCCCTATGGGGGCGCCGTTCCACATCCAATGGGAATCCCCGGTCTCacatacaaacgttgcttggtgaGATCAATGACGAAACATTACTTCAGGttcaaggcatgaagcaaaaggAAATACACTTTCAACCCACAGTActcgcagtgagcaaactcgaccACAAGATGGCATCATAGCTGAgacaacaatacagaatacagatttacactgtaaacaacctcatcttttctccaagtttatacatCAGTAAGTGACATTAacatcacagggggcgctggagcctatcccagctgcattcaggttaaAGGGAATTTATCACAatttagattttaggccatattgcccatccctcgtaaaaagtggtcttctattcctgtgaataatgttgtaaagagcaatgtgtttgttttcaggccaattaatataatcactttttttttaagtacatgtaaacttactgaatgcctcatgtgactgagcaaatctggacatttctcaagcatgtttgtcattgtgtgtcctgcagacgtctgtggagAACAACGTCTGCCTGAAAAAAAGGAGAgtagcttcaggatggtgaaggaggatccttcaaagaggaagaccaggcgccacggaccctctggcgtctccttttcctctttgacacagacccttccctgtaaaaaggaagaggaagactcactgacgccccacattaaagaggaagaggaggaacacagcatcactcaagagggagatcatcttgaaggactggaggagttcccagtgactggtgtccctgtgaagagtgaagatgatgaggtgaaaggtgaaagtgaggagaggggagggggggagcctccaagcagcagctcaacacaacacatgacaacagaagctgatggagaccactgtggaggatcacaagcagacaagctcttagctccactatcagatagtgaggacacaacgtcacactctcctgacactgatgatgaaggctctaaagatgataagacatgtcacactgaaaacacacacttcacatgttctcactgtcacaaaacatttaaaaaccatagtcatctgaaaagacacatgagaacacacactggagaaaaaccttttatctgttcagtcCGTGGTAAACGTTTTGTTCGAAGTCACAATGTGAAAGTGCAcaggagaacacacactggtgaaaaaccttttatctgttcagtctgtggtaaaggttttacacaaagtcagagtttgaaaagacacatgagaacacacactggagaaaaaacgttttcttgttcaatctgtggtaaaggttttatacaaagtcaatatttgaaggtgcacatgagaacgcacactggagaaaaaccttttccctgttcaacctgtggtaaaggttttacacaaaatcaatatttgaaagtacacatgagaacacacactggtgaaaaacctttttcctgttcaatctgtagtaaaggttttgtacaaagtaacagtttgaaagtacacactagaacacacactggtgaaaaatcacattcttgttcaatctgcaacagaagcttttgtgaccgatcaaaccttttagcacacatgagaagacacccaggagagaaagtgttgagttgcagtgtgtgtggtgaaagattgtcttctaagtaccagtgtaagaaacacaagtgtgctggtgagaacagcagcagcaaatgaaactgcaggatttgaaataaactgtcaagactttcattttgactttctaacaactttatgattcatttgttgggtctctataatctattttattcattatcgttattactctgtattataatgattgtgttgtgattgttttatatgtatgtccccagacctttatgcaatatacaagtgagagaaaatagcagattttttttttgtttttgtgaaaggattttgtttttacaaacttacatttgtggatacatcaaataaatccagtattctgttctaaacattttttctgtatttttttcttttttcaacatccccaaaacaacatcaatatcagtcaaagtttggagtgtcagacaaaagccaatattgtacatcatcccacagagatttactttgcatacattcttaaaataaactgtttattgtgtttcccaatcacagaaccaacaaatgttgtcttcaattgcaaaacaacatccaacATATTATTTTAAGAGgtcaaatccatttttttttctgagattaactcttttgccttggaaagaatggaaacttttaaaTTATGAGTATTTTTTTATTCCAGATAAAATAAGAAGAAATAGCAAAGGATTAAAAAAGATGCAGTAACTAGAATATTTTGAATACAAgcctttttaaatgttgtaatattttgtttatttgcaggtcatacttaattaaatcttgaaatattaacatatttttatcagtcaataagtgcatcagtgaccaaatgcctttttcaaaccattgctgtacaaagatggatttgtttctcattttaatataagaacaattccatagtggagtattgtgtgtgttgaagttgtgtttgtaaattagtttccagtacaacaacacttgctggtagggatgggtactgttcacttctaattccatgttttatgtgttatatatgtcaatatattgtgtgtttgtattttgccaacatggtagaatcacatgataggcaggttgtatcatctttttctgtcaccttgaggaaatggcataaagaggaagatgacaatataatgtcacttggacaatgatgtacagaacagaggagatttagttcatttttatttttgcttttagctgattctttttttaattattatttcacaaaacctctccattatccagctatggatttctggtagctgcttaaAAGGAGATGGAAGGGGACAGTGAGctgatgtatgaggaaggtatggacatggataggactagaggggagagaaggTCATGAAGGtaagtcgagtgctaaaagagtaGAAAAGAGTAAAAAGATTATagtggtgtcaggttcaaacactgatgcgtctattaaacagacgagaaggaaGAAATCATGCacagacagagttacattttgctcaattgaggagagatgtgttttgggctgtactctagttacagatccaaactacgttctaaaagtccagcccacgtg
The DNA window shown above is from Nerophis ophidion isolate RoL-2023_Sa unplaced genomic scaffold, RoL_Noph_v1.0 HiC_scaffold_42, whole genome shotgun sequence and carries:
- the LOC133546758 gene encoding gastrula zinc finger protein XlCGF17.1-like isoform X2, which gives rise to MVKEDPSKRKTRRHGPSGVSFSSLTQTLPCKKEEEDSLTPHIKEEEEEHSITQEGDHLEGLEEFPVTGVPVKSEDDEVKGESEERGGGEPPSSSSTQHMTTEADGDHCGGSQADKLLAPLSDSEDTTSHSPDTDDEGSKDDKTCHTENTHFTCSHCHKTFKNHSHLKRHMRTHTGEKPFICSVRGKRFVRSHNVKVHRRTHTGEKPFICSVCGKGFTQSQSLKRHMRTHTGEKTFSCSICGKGFIQSQYLKVHMRTHTGEKPFPCSTCGKGFTQNQYLKVHMRTHTGEKPFSCSICSKGFVQSNSLKVHTRTHTGEKSHSCSICNRSFCDRSNLLAHMRRHPGEKVLSCSVCGERLSSKYQCKKHKCAGENSSSK
- the LOC133546758 gene encoding zinc finger protein 391-like isoform X1, which codes for MNARQEERPLQQQEDPQPPHIKEEEEEVWMSQGGECPVGQEEADVSKFPLTVVSVKTEEHEDKPPESSQLHHSPNVCGEQRLPEKKESSFRMVKEDPSKRKTRRHGPSGVSFSSLTQTLPCKKEEEDSLTPHIKEEEEEHSITQEGDHLEGLEEFPVTGVPVKSEDDEVKGESEERGGGEPPSSSSTQHMTTEADGDHCGGSQADKLLAPLSDSEDTTSHSPDTDDEGSKDDKTCHTENTHFTCSHCHKTFKNHSHLKRHMRTHTGEKPFICSVRGKRFVRSHNVKVHRRTHTGEKPFICSVCGKGFTQSQSLKRHMRTHTGEKTFSCSICGKGFIQSQYLKVHMRTHTGEKPFPCSTCGKGFTQNQYLKVHMRTHTGEKPFSCSICSKGFVQSNSLKVHTRTHTGEKSHSCSICNRSFCDRSNLLAHMRRHPGEKVLSCSVCGERLSSKYQCKKHKCAGENSSSK